The following is a genomic window from Sphingobacterium spiritivorum.
GTTCATTCTGATTAGGAATCAATTCAACATTTTTCTTCATGTTATCATTAATAGTGATAACTTCTTCAGTTATAGTATAACCGACGTAACGAAATGTCAATTTATGCTGTCCCGCAGGAAGGCTCAACGCATAATAACCGTAATTGTTGGTTCGTGCTATAAATTTTGGGTCTTCACCTTGTACAATGGCACCTATTAAGGTCTCACCTGTACTATTATCCCGTATAAATCCACTGATGGTATACGTATTTTGTGCCACGCACACTTTTACTACAAATAAAAAAATGAGAAGGGCTGATATTCTTAGAAACATATTGTCATAAATCTTTCAGCCGGTAAAAATAGCATAAAATACCGATAAAACAATCTGACAGCCAATGTTTATTTTCTGTTAAGTTTATTGTTAATCTGTAATTTGAATATTAATTTACACAAAAATTAATATTTACAACCGAAATATAATCAGGCGTCTGTTTTCATTTATATTTCATAACCAAAAACTAATAATCAATCCTTTAATCGAAATCTTTTGTGTAGATTTTTCTGATTAATGCTATTATCAGACAGCTTCATTGACTATCAGAAATAAGAATCTTGAACATGTAACAATTCCATATCATTCTTCGGTAGTAAATATGTTATTCAGGGATTATTTTATTTTTGATGCTGACTACAGCCATTCTTTAGTTACATCACTATGAAATTTATATTTACGACGATTTCCGCTTTACTCCTTATGCTTAGTGCGACACCATCAGCCGCACAATCAGCTTCTTCTGAAGATCTGGGTGCATGGTACATCCTTATGGGAGATGAAAAGATTGCTAAACGATGGGTATTGAGTTATGATTTTCAATATCGGAATCACAATATTATGGGAGATCTGGATCAGTTGCTTTTAAGATCGGGTATAGGATATGATCTTTCTGAAAACAACAACAATCTTTTACTGGGATACGCTTATGTATTGCAGGATATAGATGGTCTGATTCCTGAACAGATTTCAGAGCATCGCATTTATCAGCAATTCCTCACTAAGCAAAAGTTTGGAAGAGTGGCGATAAGTCATCGTTACCGCTTTGAACAACGCTTTATGCGAAACCGTACCGATCTGCGTATGCGCTATTTTCTAAGTGTCAATGTACCGCTTTCGGCACCGGAGATGAAACCTAAGACAGTGTATTTCAGTGCATATAATGAGGTATTTATCAACATGAAAAAAGAAGTCTTTGACCAAAACAGACTCTATGGTTATGTTGTAAGTCCTAAAATAAGAGTAGAAGCAGGTTTGCTCAATCAGCATTTTGGAGAAAGGAAACGCAACTTATTACAGGTAAGGATGCTTACTTCCAATATTTTCGCA
Proteins encoded in this region:
- a CDS encoding DUF2490 domain-containing protein, producing MKFIFTTISALLLMLSATPSAAQSASSEDLGAWYILMGDEKIAKRWVLSYDFQYRNHNIMGDLDQLLLRSGIGYDLSENNNNLLLGYAYVLQDIDGLIPEQISEHRIYQQFLTKQKFGRVAISHRYRFEQRFMRNRTDLRMRYFLSVNVPLSAPEMKPKTVYFSAYNEVFINMKKEVFDQNRLYGYVVSPKIRVEAGLLNQHFGERKRNLLQVRMLTSNIFAN